The following coding sequences lie in one Lolium perenne isolate Kyuss_39 chromosome 2, Kyuss_2.0, whole genome shotgun sequence genomic window:
- the LOC127328846 gene encoding uncharacterized protein, translated as MSSCGSPKDNSFVNFVNPYMNELKMHPKELLLKDGKVQVEDGRGPKGEGSLEARMEKLEEKVFRYKKMAEREVDIIHKINAELIGEHKNETAKLWGGIFSLHETTNKLQAQLYDKKNQNCEYETRFKRISSAASFRILETRSSFVDGEPFPLKSDDEKDSEPLKE; from the coding sequence atgtcttcttgtggATCACCCAAAGACAACTCCTTCGTGAacttcgtcaacccgtacatgaatgaGCTGAAGATGCATCCTAAGGAGTTGTTGCTTAAGGATGGGAAGGTGCAAGTAGAAGATGgccggggtcctaaaggagaaggaagtttggaggCTAGGATGGAAAAGCTAGAGGAGAAAGTCTTTAGATACAAGAAGATGGCAGAACGTGAAGTGGACATTATCCATAAGATAAATGCAGAACTCATTGGCGAGCACAAGaatgaaactgcaaagctttggggtgGTATTTTCTCGCTCCACGAGACCACCAACAAATTACAAGCACAACTCTACGACAAGaaaaatcaaaactgtgagtatgagacTAGGTTTAAACGCATAAGTTCTGCTGCCAGTTTTAGGATATTGGAAACCAGGTCGTCCTTTGTTGATGGGGAGCCTTTTCCTTTGAAGTCTGATGATGAGAAGGATTCAGAACCACTTAAGGAGTAA